In Acaryochloris marina S15, a single genomic region encodes these proteins:
- the lpdA gene encoding dihydrolipoyl dehydrogenase, producing the protein MTQQFDYDLVIIGAGVGGHGAALHAVDCGLKTAIIEAADMGGTCVNRGCIPSKALLAASGRVRELRDQHHLQSLGIQLGQVNFDRGQIAAHADNLVDTIRGNLTNSLTRLKVEIIQGWGKVMGNQKVVVKSDAGEQTITARDIIVASGSVPWVPPGIEIDGRTVFTSDDAIRLSWLPDWVAIIGSGYIGLEFSDVYTALGSEVTIIEALDTLMPTFDPDIAKIAKRVLIDPRDIETHAGRLAKKVTPGSPVVIELADVKTKEVVEVLEVDACLVATGRIPATKNLGLEAISVDTDRRGFIPVNDQMQVLSQGEVVPHVYAIGDATGKMMLAHAASAQGIVVVENICDRPRDVDYRSIPAAAFTHPEISFVGLTEPQAKELAKTEGFKIKTVRSYFKANSKALAESEADGLAKLIYREDSGEILGGHIIGLHAADLIHEVSNAVAQGQPVQSLAHLVHTHPTISEVIDEAFKRAASGFAP; encoded by the coding sequence GTGACCCAACAATTTGACTATGACCTGGTAATTATTGGCGCTGGTGTTGGCGGTCATGGTGCGGCTTTGCATGCGGTAGACTGTGGCCTCAAAACCGCCATTATTGAAGCTGCAGATATGGGAGGCACCTGTGTGAATCGGGGCTGCATTCCCTCCAAAGCATTGTTGGCAGCTTCTGGGCGTGTGCGTGAGCTGCGCGATCAACATCATCTGCAATCCTTAGGAATTCAGCTAGGTCAGGTCAACTTTGACCGCGGCCAAATTGCGGCCCATGCCGATAACCTCGTGGATACCATTCGGGGCAACCTCACCAATAGCCTCACTCGCCTCAAAGTCGAGATTATTCAGGGCTGGGGCAAAGTCATGGGCAACCAAAAAGTGGTCGTCAAGTCGGATGCAGGCGAACAGACCATTACCGCTCGTGACATTATCGTTGCCAGTGGTTCCGTGCCTTGGGTTCCCCCAGGAATTGAAATTGATGGCCGAACTGTCTTTACCAGTGACGATGCCATTCGCTTGTCCTGGCTCCCGGATTGGGTGGCTATTATTGGCAGTGGCTATATCGGCTTAGAATTTTCCGATGTCTATACCGCCCTGGGCAGTGAAGTAACGATTATCGAAGCCCTCGATACGTTAATGCCCACCTTTGACCCCGACATTGCCAAGATTGCTAAACGCGTTTTAATTGATCCGCGCGATATTGAAACCCATGCCGGTCGACTGGCCAAGAAAGTGACGCCCGGCTCCCCTGTGGTGATTGAGCTGGCGGACGTCAAGACCAAAGAAGTGGTAGAGGTCTTGGAAGTGGATGCTTGCTTGGTTGCAACTGGGCGGATCCCAGCCACCAAGAATCTGGGTTTAGAGGCCATCAGTGTGGATACGGATCGACGGGGCTTTATCCCGGTGAACGATCAGATGCAGGTATTGAGCCAAGGGGAAGTGGTGCCCCATGTCTATGCCATTGGTGATGCAACGGGCAAAATGATGCTCGCCCATGCCGCATCTGCCCAAGGAATTGTGGTCGTCGAGAATATCTGCGATCGCCCTCGGGATGTCGATTATCGCAGTATTCCGGCCGCTGCTTTCACTCACCCAGAAATCAGTTTTGTGGGTTTAACAGAACCCCAAGCCAAAGAGTTGGCCAAAACCGAAGGCTTCAAAATTAAAACGGTGCGATCCTATTTCAAAGCTAATTCCAAAGCTCTCGCCGAAAGTGAGGCGGATGGCCTCGCAAAACTAATCTACCGAGAAGATTCAGGGGAGATTTTGGGGGGGCATATCATTGGCCTCCATGCCGCTGATCTGATTCATGAAGTCTCTAATGCGGTTGCCCAAGGACAGCCGGTCCAGAGCTTAGCCCATTTGGTGCATACGCATCCCACCATTTCGGAAGTGATAGATGAGGCGTTCAAGCGAGCAGCTTCAGGCTTCGCTCCTTGA
- the trpC gene encoding indole-3-glycerol phosphate synthase TrpC, with protein sequence MQIRRRPPSVAISIQELQYKVKTPENEPRNILEKIVWFKETEVEQMRESVSLLDLRKQVATCEPPLSFIEALKDGKTQPALIAEVKKASPSKGVLRENFDPVAIAQAYEASGASCLSVLTDSEFFQGSFDYLQQIREAVGIPLLCKEFVIYPYQIYLARSRGADAVLLIAAILSDQDLTYFLKIIKSLGMTALVEVHTLPELERVMKVPGVELIGINNRDLETFTVDLQVTCQLLAQQRAALQNQNILVVSESGLHTSADLAQVKQAGAGAVLIGESLVKETGDVLTHSETEQMQAKISALFS encoded by the coding sequence ATGCAAATTCGCCGTCGTCCCCCCAGTGTGGCCATTAGTATTCAAGAGCTGCAATACAAAGTTAAAACCCCCGAAAATGAACCTCGCAATATCTTAGAGAAGATTGTTTGGTTCAAAGAAACGGAGGTGGAGCAGATGCGAGAATCTGTCTCTCTCCTAGATTTGCGCAAGCAAGTTGCCACCTGTGAACCACCTCTATCTTTCATTGAAGCGCTAAAAGACGGCAAGACTCAACCCGCTCTGATTGCTGAAGTCAAAAAAGCATCGCCTAGCAAAGGCGTCCTGCGAGAAAACTTCGATCCAGTCGCCATTGCTCAGGCCTATGAAGCGTCAGGAGCCTCTTGTCTATCCGTCTTAACAGATTCCGAATTTTTTCAAGGCAGCTTTGATTATTTGCAGCAAATTCGCGAAGCAGTCGGCATTCCCTTGCTTTGCAAAGAATTTGTGATCTATCCCTATCAAATTTATTTAGCTCGGTCTCGGGGAGCCGATGCAGTCTTACTGATTGCCGCAATTTTGAGCGATCAAGACCTCACTTATTTTCTGAAAATCATTAAATCGCTGGGGATGACGGCCTTAGTTGAGGTACATACCCTCCCAGAGCTAGAGCGAGTTATGAAGGTTCCTGGAGTTGAGCTGATCGGTATTAATAACCGGGATTTAGAAACGTTTACGGTGGATTTACAGGTCACCTGCCAATTATTAGCCCAGCAGAGAGCTGCACTTCAAAACCAAAATATTCTAGTGGTGAGTGAATCAGGGTTACATACCTCAGCAGATCTGGCCCAAGTCAAGCAGGCAGGGGCAGGTGCGGTCTTAATTGGGGAATCCTTAGTAAAAGAAACGGGCGATGTCCTTACCCATAGTGAAACAGAACAAATGCAAGCTAAAATTTCTGCTCTTTTTTCCTAA
- a CDS encoding DUF5340 domain-containing protein, which produces MGIVPLPSHIHYELLLQILERQTLPSLNPASGEYNQAKQVVVSLRKALAYQKTLEDRCNQSDRTVEHRWSLNEQKAL; this is translated from the coding sequence ATGGGGATAGTTCCACTGCCTTCACATATTCATTATGAGCTTTTGCTCCAGATTCTAGAGCGGCAGACCTTGCCGTCTTTAAACCCGGCATCTGGAGAATATAATCAGGCGAAACAAGTGGTTGTCTCCCTGCGCAAAGCCTTGGCTTATCAAAAAACCTTAGAGGATCGATGTAACCAGTCTGACCGGACCGTAGAACATCGCTGGTCCCTCAATGAACAGAAAGCTCTCTAA
- the purN gene encoding phosphoribosylglycinamide formyltransferase, whose protein sequence is MSFSASESVSPALVSPDEVSLKNISSPPPLKLGIMASGTGSNFVAIADAIAQHHLAAQIQVVIYNNPEAPVAQRAQEHQISTHLINHRHFPEREVFDQQIVDHLREAEVEWVVMVGWMRRVTSVLIDAFPDRIINIHPSLLPSFPGIRAIEQAIEHQVKISGCTVHIVRLEVDSGPILIQAAVPVYAEDTPACLHRRIQIQEHRIIVQAIAQLIQNRHPHNLLLEKK, encoded by the coding sequence ATGAGTTTTTCTGCTTCAGAATCTGTGTCTCCGGCTCTGGTCTCTCCTGATGAGGTATCGCTAAAGAACATATCTTCGCCCCCACCCCTAAAACTAGGGATTATGGCCTCGGGAACCGGGAGTAACTTTGTTGCGATCGCAGATGCCATTGCTCAACATCATCTTGCAGCCCAAATCCAGGTCGTCATTTATAACAATCCCGAGGCCCCAGTTGCCCAGCGGGCCCAAGAACACCAGATATCGACCCATCTTATCAATCATCGCCATTTCCCCGAGCGGGAAGTCTTTGACCAACAGATCGTTGACCATCTGCGAGAAGCAGAGGTGGAATGGGTAGTGATGGTAGGGTGGATGCGCCGAGTCACCTCAGTACTGATTGATGCCTTCCCTGATCGCATCATCAATATTCACCCCAGCCTCTTACCGAGTTTTCCAGGGATACGGGCCATTGAGCAGGCCATTGAGCATCAGGTCAAAATTTCAGGTTGTACCGTTCATATCGTCCGATTAGAAGTGGATAGTGGTCCCATTCTGATCCAAGCCGCCGTTCCGGTCTATGCAGAGGACACCCCTGCTTGTTTGCATCGTCGCATTCAGATTCAAGAGCACCGCATTATTGTCCAAGCCATTGCTCAGCTCATTCAGAATCGCCATCCTCATAACTTATTGCTAGAGAAAAAATGA
- a CDS encoding pseudouridine synthase: protein MEVRLQKLLSQWGVASRRQAEQLISAGQVQLNGHTAELGQKADPDQDQIALNGKILNPTNRPQQLYLLVNKPKGVVSTCKDPQNRPTVLDLLPKTYQQGQGLHPVGRLDVASTGALLLTNDGQLTFALTHPRFHIAKTYQVWLEGCPPPEILARWRQGIQLEDRKTLPAQVEILKPYQSHTNSICLEVILQEGRNRQIRRIAELLGYPVRALHRSQIGSISLRSPSGKLLPQGRHRSLTASEMKNLRRLIKVRSSISPRRSSPYESARS, encoded by the coding sequence ATGGAAGTCCGGCTACAAAAATTGTTATCTCAATGGGGCGTTGCCTCACGCCGTCAGGCAGAACAATTAATCTCAGCGGGGCAGGTTCAGCTCAACGGACACACAGCAGAATTAGGTCAAAAAGCCGATCCTGACCAAGACCAAATTGCCCTCAACGGCAAGATCCTCAATCCCACCAATCGCCCTCAACAGCTCTATTTACTGGTGAATAAACCCAAAGGAGTTGTGTCCACCTGTAAAGATCCTCAAAATCGGCCCACGGTGTTGGACCTGCTGCCTAAAACCTATCAACAGGGTCAAGGTCTGCATCCCGTCGGACGATTGGATGTTGCATCTACAGGGGCGTTGCTTTTAACCAATGACGGACAACTCACCTTTGCCCTCACTCACCCGCGATTCCACATTGCCAAAACATATCAAGTTTGGTTAGAGGGATGTCCACCCCCTGAAATCCTTGCTCGATGGCGTCAAGGGATTCAGCTGGAGGACAGAAAAACCTTACCTGCACAAGTTGAAATCCTAAAACCTTACCAAAGCCATACCAATTCCATTTGTTTAGAGGTTATTCTACAGGAAGGGAGGAATCGCCAAATTCGACGAATTGCTGAACTACTGGGCTATCCGGTGCGTGCATTGCATCGAAGCCAGATTGGTTCAATATCCTTGCGCTCACCATCAGGTAAACTATTACCCCAGGGACGCCATCGGTCGCTAACAGCTTCAGAAATGAAGAATTTGCGGCGTTTGATCAAAGTTAGGAGCAGTATAAGCCCAAGAAGGAGTTCTCCCTATGAATCCGCTCGAAGTTGA
- a CDS encoding RodZ domain-containing protein gives MNPLEVEPDLTQKLSEIGNRLREARQAQDTSLEEISGKTMIPTRLLSAIEEGRVDSLPEAIYTRGFIRRFGDSVGLNGSNLADVYTGNLSHDQLETETKTKKRKRRIGGLRGGLRPVHLYVLYIALIMSAGVGLSYLTNPSAITSAGDSPDTAGAINAESESAQSKEESQAPKDTSAKPVADPTATNPETVRVDLTIKEASWMEIIVDGEVSYEGILSPGTNKTVVAKKQLVIKAGNAGGVMMAVNKKPAQFMGEPGAIEEVKLEPEALTSQST, from the coding sequence ATGAATCCGCTCGAAGTTGAGCCAGATTTGACGCAAAAGCTGTCAGAGATAGGCAATCGATTGCGTGAAGCCCGCCAGGCCCAGGACACCTCCTTAGAAGAGATTTCTGGAAAAACAATGATTCCGACACGTCTGCTATCCGCCATTGAAGAAGGCCGGGTGGATAGTCTACCGGAAGCCATTTATACCCGTGGGTTTATTCGTCGTTTCGGGGATAGCGTGGGCTTAAATGGGTCCAATTTAGCTGACGTCTATACTGGCAACTTAAGTCACGATCAGCTAGAAACAGAAACAAAGACTAAGAAGCGAAAAAGACGAATTGGTGGACTGAGAGGTGGCTTACGCCCTGTTCACTTATACGTCCTTTATATCGCCCTGATTATGTCCGCAGGGGTCGGGTTGTCCTACCTCACCAATCCTTCAGCGATCACCTCGGCTGGCGATTCACCGGATACTGCAGGTGCCATCAACGCCGAATCGGAATCGGCACAGTCCAAGGAAGAATCACAAGCACCTAAGGATACCTCGGCAAAACCCGTTGCTGATCCCACCGCCACCAATCCTGAGACCGTTCGAGTTGACCTCACTATCAAAGAGGCTTCCTGGATGGAGATTATTGTCGATGGCGAAGTCAGTTACGAGGGCATCCTATCTCCAGGGACCAATAAAACCGTTGTCGCCAAAAAACAGCTGGTGATTAAGGCCGGTAATGCAGGCGGCGTTATGATGGCAGTCAATAAAAAGCCAGCCCAATTCATGGGAGAGCCCGGAGCCATTGAAGAAGTCAAATTGGAGCCGGAAGCCTTAACGAGTCAATCGACTTAA
- a CDS encoding phospholipid carrier-dependent glycosyltransferase — protein MRVSSSRPPLWFWIGISCVWVFALAFRFWGLERFNTLVFDEVYFAKFGHNYLTQTEFFDAHPPLGKYIIALGIALKGFNTWGFRWMNALIGATIPLILSGIAYQLCKRPSYALITAVLASLDGLLLVESRYALLNVHILFFGLLAHWLVLISLNHQGHQRNGWLAAAGASFGATIAVKWNGLGFLLGLYLLWLVAKAGQAWFGSSDNQKQKRRLPIQRLSELSWLQLFVYLPGIALFVYSIFWIPHLAQNPDFNLWQVHKEIFGYHRQVGGDEVHPYCSAWYTWPLLLKPISYFYQVTQSTLEPLPVTGPPLPQNAVKWIYSVYAIGNPLLWWASTIAILALLVWGGWQIWNSIAQRHPEDHDVANLSGEQVWLPCYVGVNYLANFLPWVGVSRCTFLYHYMPASMFTSLALAWYIDGWLRASDRWMQQLAMALLLLSLVSFIICLPIFLGLPISPMIWRILRVRG, from the coding sequence ATGAGAGTCTCTTCATCTCGCCCTCCCCTTTGGTTTTGGATAGGAATTAGCTGCGTTTGGGTCTTTGCCTTAGCCTTTCGGTTTTGGGGATTAGAACGGTTTAATACCCTTGTGTTTGATGAGGTCTACTTTGCCAAGTTTGGCCATAACTATCTCACCCAAACGGAATTTTTTGATGCTCATCCTCCCTTAGGTAAATATATAATTGCCCTGGGCATCGCCCTCAAGGGATTTAACACCTGGGGATTTCGATGGATGAATGCCCTGATTGGGGCTACGATCCCGTTGATCTTGTCGGGGATTGCCTATCAACTCTGCAAACGGCCGAGCTATGCCTTGATCACAGCAGTATTAGCCAGCTTAGATGGCCTGCTGTTGGTGGAATCCCGGTATGCCTTACTCAATGTCCACATCCTATTCTTTGGCTTGTTGGCCCACTGGTTGGTCTTAATCTCTCTCAACCATCAGGGGCATCAGCGTAATGGGTGGTTGGCAGCGGCGGGTGCTAGTTTTGGGGCAACGATCGCCGTTAAATGGAATGGATTAGGATTTCTACTCGGTCTTTATCTACTGTGGTTAGTCGCGAAAGCCGGTCAGGCATGGTTTGGATCTTCGGATAACCAAAAACAAAAGCGACGGTTACCGATTCAAAGATTGTCAGAGTTATCCTGGCTGCAGTTGTTTGTATATCTACCTGGGATCGCACTATTCGTCTACAGTATTTTCTGGATTCCCCATTTAGCTCAAAACCCTGACTTTAACCTTTGGCAGGTTCACAAAGAAATCTTTGGCTACCATCGGCAGGTTGGGGGGGACGAGGTTCATCCCTATTGTTCAGCTTGGTACACCTGGCCTTTACTGCTCAAGCCGATTAGTTATTTTTATCAAGTCACCCAGAGTACTCTGGAACCCTTGCCGGTGACGGGGCCTCCCTTGCCTCAGAACGCAGTCAAATGGATTTATAGTGTGTATGCGATTGGCAATCCCCTGCTCTGGTGGGCAAGCACTATCGCTATCTTGGCCCTCTTGGTTTGGGGCGGATGGCAAATTTGGAATAGCATAGCTCAACGCCATCCAGAAGATCATGATGTGGCTAACCTTTCCGGGGAACAGGTCTGGCTACCTTGCTACGTTGGCGTGAATTATTTGGCTAATTTTTTGCCCTGGGTAGGGGTCAGTCGCTGTACGTTTTTGTACCACTATATGCCCGCATCAATGTTTACCAGTCTCGCTCTGGCATGGTATATAGATGGTTGGCTACGGGCATCAGATAGGTGGATGCAACAGCTGGCAATGGCTTTACTATTGCTTAGCCTAGTCAGCTTTATAATCTGTTTACCTATTTTCTTAGGACTACCCATATCACCAATGATATGGCGGATCTTGAGAGTTAGAGGTTAA
- a CDS encoding HhoA/HhoB/HtrA family serine endopeptidase: MLFSKFFQVLCAFPRPIQRPDWLKRILSTVLVVGLTLGSILPAQAEVAPASPAAKILTSATTGVPHNFISDVVQKVGDTVVRIDTERTVVRPASDPFFDDPFLRDFFGPEGYPRSPREDRLRGQGSGFIIESSGIILTNAHVVSKADTVSVTLKDGRIFEGDVRGVDEVSDLAVVKLKGVKDPLPVAPLGNSDQSQVGDWAIAVGNPVGLDNTVTLGIISTLHRTSAEVGIPGKRLDFIQTDAAINPGNSGGPLLSDAGEVIGINTAIRADAMGIGFAIPINKAKSLKDQLVRGEKIAYPYVGVQMTTLTPEQAQENNKDPNSPFILPEIDGALVMKVFPDTPAAKAGIRWGDVIVSVDGQSIKSANDMQSFVENTKVGQNLQLILKRGERTQQIAVQTAALENAA; this comes from the coding sequence ATGCTTTTCTCAAAGTTCTTTCAAGTATTATGCGCCTTTCCTAGGCCAATACAGCGGCCTGATTGGCTTAAAAGAATCCTATCGACTGTGTTGGTTGTGGGCTTAACACTAGGGTCCATACTGCCCGCCCAGGCGGAAGTGGCTCCTGCTAGCCCTGCTGCCAAAATCCTAACCAGTGCAACTACCGGAGTCCCCCATAACTTCATTTCAGATGTAGTGCAGAAGGTGGGGGATACAGTCGTCAGAATTGATACGGAACGCACCGTAGTTCGTCCTGCCTCCGATCCCTTTTTCGATGATCCCTTTTTACGAGATTTCTTTGGCCCCGAAGGTTATCCCCGCAGTCCCCGAGAAGATCGGCTCCGGGGGCAAGGATCAGGATTTATTATTGAGAGTTCCGGCATTATCCTCACCAATGCTCATGTGGTCAGCAAAGCTGATACCGTTTCCGTTACTCTCAAGGATGGCCGAATTTTCGAAGGCGATGTCCGTGGCGTTGATGAGGTCTCTGACTTAGCGGTCGTCAAGCTAAAAGGAGTCAAAGATCCTTTGCCTGTAGCGCCTTTAGGGAATTCGGATCAATCCCAAGTTGGAGATTGGGCCATTGCTGTAGGAAACCCTGTTGGCTTGGACAACACCGTTACCCTGGGCATTATCAGCACCTTACACCGCACTAGTGCAGAGGTAGGTATTCCTGGTAAGCGACTAGACTTTATCCAAACTGATGCCGCCATTAATCCAGGCAACTCCGGTGGTCCTTTGCTGAGCGATGCCGGTGAAGTGATTGGTATCAATACCGCCATTCGTGCCGATGCCATGGGTATTGGGTTTGCCATTCCCATCAATAAAGCCAAAAGCCTCAAAGACCAGCTCGTTCGGGGTGAGAAAATTGCTTATCCCTACGTCGGTGTCCAAATGACGACCCTTACCCCTGAGCAGGCCCAAGAAAACAATAAAGATCCCAACTCTCCCTTTATCTTGCCTGAAATTGATGGTGCCCTGGTGATGAAAGTCTTCCCTGATACACCGGCTGCGAAAGCTGGAATTCGCTGGGGTGATGTGATTGTGTCTGTAGATGGTCAGTCCATTAAAAGTGCCAATGATATGCAGTCATTTGTCGAAAATACGAAGGTGGGACAAAATCTGCAGCTCATCCTCAAGCGCGGTGAACGGACTCAGCAGATTGCTGTGCAGACGGCAGCCCTGGAAAATGCGGCTTAG
- the queF gene encoding preQ(1) synthase, which produces MSQSPSQNPTSDPSPQSVQETSESKYGERQIAEGALITFPNPRIGRRYDIHITLPEFTCKCPFSGYPDFATIHLTYVPDQRVVELKALKLYINSYRDRYISHEESVNQILDDIVTACDPLEIRVKGDFLPRGNVHTVIEVKHQK; this is translated from the coding sequence ATGAGCCAATCTCCCTCCCAAAATCCTACTTCTGACCCCAGCCCACAGTCTGTACAAGAGACTTCAGAATCCAAATATGGGGAACGCCAAATTGCAGAAGGAGCCCTAATTACGTTTCCTAACCCTCGTATAGGGCGTCGTTATGACATTCACATTACGCTGCCAGAATTTACCTGCAAATGTCCTTTTTCTGGATATCCTGACTTCGCCACGATTCATCTCACCTATGTTCCAGATCAACGCGTCGTAGAACTAAAAGCGTTGAAGCTCTATATCAATAGCTATCGCGATCGCTATATTTCCCATGAGGAATCAGTGAACCAAATCTTGGATGATATTGTGACTGCCTGCGATCCCCTAGAAATCAGGGTGAAGGGTGACTTTCTACCCCGAGGGAACGTCCACACTGTAATTGAAGTAAAACATCAAAAATAG
- the larB gene encoding nickel pincer cofactor biosynthesis protein LarB — translation MTQPDTLAQLLTAVSTGEVSPELALQKLKYLAYEPVGDFAKIDHHRTLRTGFPEVIWGPGKTPEQIIEIFKTMQAQADCVIATRIESEVFAQLQPALPQLQYFDKARICSTTLLPETSKHPGRIGIVSAGTSDQSVAEEAAVVASLWGFAVTRFWDVGVAGIHRLLSCRDAIASMDVLIVVAGMEGALASVVAGLVDCPVIAVPTSIGYGASFNGLAPLLTMLNSCAPGIGVVNIDNGFGAAMLAGQILRTAVKMQVSESEQTDAK, via the coding sequence GTGACGCAACCTGATACCCTTGCTCAACTGCTAACAGCTGTTTCAACAGGTGAGGTCAGCCCAGAGCTGGCCTTGCAAAAGCTGAAATACCTGGCCTACGAACCCGTGGGTGATTTTGCCAAAATTGATCATCACCGAACGCTACGAACGGGTTTCCCTGAAGTGATTTGGGGGCCAGGCAAAACCCCTGAGCAAATTATCGAAATTTTCAAAACGATGCAGGCCCAGGCCGACTGTGTAATCGCCACACGGATTGAATCTGAGGTCTTTGCCCAGTTGCAGCCAGCATTGCCCCAGCTGCAGTATTTTGATAAAGCCAGAATTTGTTCCACAACCCTACTACCAGAAACCTCGAAACATCCGGGTCGGATTGGGATTGTATCCGCAGGAACCTCTGATCAATCCGTTGCCGAAGAAGCGGCTGTAGTCGCCTCTCTTTGGGGATTTGCGGTTACCCGATTTTGGGATGTGGGGGTGGCTGGGATTCATCGGTTGCTGAGTTGCCGAGATGCGATCGCATCTATGGATGTCCTGATCGTGGTGGCAGGTATGGAAGGGGCTTTAGCCAGTGTGGTGGCGGGTTTAGTAGATTGTCCTGTTATTGCGGTTCCCACTAGCATTGGTTATGGGGCTAGTTTTAATGGCCTTGCCCCCCTACTGACCATGCTGAATTCCTGTGCCCCTGGAATTGGTGTGGTCAATATTGATAATGGATTTGGTGCTGCAATGTTAGCAGGCCAGATTCTGAGGACAGCTGTCAAAATGCAGGTATCAGAGTCTGAACAGACTGATGCCAAGTGA
- a CDS encoding neutral zinc metallopeptidase yields MLPSLLKDRWFFNRRRFVPSFLLSLSLAMGLGLMASKPATSQTLRQKVNFANSDINAFWKEAFRQMGRKWYRPKSYTYYRAVRTACGVSGPFNALYCPRDHGIYLNIPFLVRADKRWGDFAAITIMAHEYGHAVQRQLGLSRLNRYLYQEELQADCFAGVYAQYASRKGLLDANDAEEGYYQSYSSGHTQFNPNTHGTRAQRAQAFRTGYRNGFRSCLRYTVVKFRR; encoded by the coding sequence ATGCTTCCCAGCCTCCTCAAGGACCGTTGGTTCTTCAATCGACGTAGGTTTGTTCCTTCATTCCTACTTTCACTCAGTTTAGCAATGGGACTAGGGTTGATGGCGTCTAAGCCCGCTACTAGCCAAACCCTACGTCAGAAAGTCAATTTTGCGAATTCAGATATTAATGCTTTCTGGAAAGAAGCGTTTCGGCAAATGGGTCGCAAATGGTATCGTCCCAAATCTTACACCTACTACCGAGCGGTACGAACGGCCTGTGGGGTCTCTGGCCCCTTTAATGCCCTCTACTGTCCCCGAGATCATGGCATTTATCTCAACATTCCGTTTCTCGTACGTGCTGACAAGCGCTGGGGAGATTTTGCTGCCATTACGATCATGGCCCATGAATATGGTCATGCGGTTCAGCGTCAACTAGGCCTGAGTCGGCTCAATCGCTACCTATATCAAGAGGAGCTTCAGGCAGACTGCTTTGCAGGGGTCTATGCTCAATATGCCAGTCGCAAAGGCTTGCTCGATGCCAACGATGCCGAGGAAGGATATTATCAGTCCTACTCCAGTGGCCATACCCAATTTAATCCCAATACCCATGGGACTCGGGCTCAGCGGGCTCAAGCTTTTCGCACAGGGTATAGAAACGGGTTCAGGAGTTGCTTAAGATATACCGTGGTGAAGTTTAGACGTTAG